A genomic region of Magnolia sinica isolate HGM2019 chromosome 6, MsV1, whole genome shotgun sequence contains the following coding sequences:
- the LOC131250135 gene encoding uncharacterized protein LOC131250135, protein MIKTFKTQQCKLFLNHPPPISKPIKTTIQISQDCPKKEKRALVEEPKLSFSCSPQPLSVMGFSSLSLLLIITTTSSLLFSLTAQHHHLDHLMRDYAFRCYTNHPKTAFLYTIPLPYNLSGIRAHTIRYRSGSLHRYGARIQQFRLAPGANVRPYVERLIIVQQHWGNWSSVYYKSTKTTSDFHLISPVLGLFAYDADNLTDPSGIEIFMEKPMTVDFSNVAVPPPENSRPLCAYFGPDGSVSVYNQSQSTAGVCFGFGQGHYGMVIKNMPEWPGKVGRSGGDGEISKWKVVIGSSIGGILVAMLLGLLCVALVKMKKKTKIAEMERRAYEEEALEVSMVGHFRAPTAPAMRTLPALENDYTP, encoded by the coding sequence ATGATCAAAACATTTAAAACACAGCAATGTAAGCTATTTCTAAATCATCCACCGCCCATTTCAAAGCCCATCAAAACAACGATCCAGATCTCTCAAGACtgccccaaaaaagaaaaaagagcacTTGTAGAAGaacccaagctctccttttcatgtTCCCCACAACCCCTCTCTGTCATGGGTTTcagctccctctctctcctccttataATCACCACCACCTCCTCCCTTCTCTTCTCCCTCACCGCCCAACACCACCACCTCGACCACCTCATGCGAGACTACGCTTTCCGGTGCTACACCAACCACCCAAAAACCGCCTTCCTCTACACAATCCCCCTCCCCTACAACCTCTCCGGCATCCGGGCCCACACAATCCGCTACCGCAGCGGCAGCCTCCACAGGTACGGAGCACGAATTCAGCAGTTCCGCCTCGCGCCTGGCGCTAACGTGCGCCCCTACGTGGAGCGACTTATCATAGTCCAGCAGCATTGGGGGAACTGGTCCTCTGTTTACTACAAGAGCACAAAAACCACATCCGATTTCCACCTCATCTCTCCCGTCCTCGGCCTTTTCGCTTACGATGCCGACAATCTCACGGACCCGTCGGGTATTGAAATTTTCATGGAGAAGCCAATGACCGTTGATTTCTCTAACGTGGCAGTTCCTCCACCGGAGAATTCACGACCGTTGTGTGCTTACTTCGGTCCTGACGGTAGCGTTAGTGTGTATAATCAGAGCCAATCAACGGCTGGCGTTTGTTTTGGATTCGGACAAGGACATTATGGAATGGTGATTAAGAACATGCCAGAGTGGCCGGGGAAGGTGGGCCGTAGCGGCGGTGATGGGGAGATTAGTAAGTGGAAGGTTGTTATCGGAAGCTCCATCGGTGGGATTTTGGTGGCAATGCTTCTTGGATTGCTTTGTGTTGCgcttgtgaaaatgaagaagaagacgaagataGCGGAAATGGAGAGGAGAGCTTATGAAGAAGAAGCATTGGAGGTTTCTATGGTGGGGCATTTTAGAGCTCCGACAGCGCCGGCGATGAGGACTTTGCCGGCccttgaaaatgattatactccTTGA